The following DNA comes from Lynx canadensis isolate LIC74 chromosome C2, mLynCan4.pri.v2, whole genome shotgun sequence.
GTCAATGCATGCGAAACTCttggaacagtacctggcacatggtgacACAAGTGCCACGTAAGTGTCAGCCTTGGCTCTCAGGAGCCCTGGGATGCATGGGCGACAGGGATTCTCTTGTCCTTATTTCATACAGGAGGAGGTTAGGAGACTTGTCTGTGGTGGCTTGCCAAGACTCTTAAGACCTTACAGTGTCCTAGACTTCCAGCTATAAAACCCATTCACGAAGGGTTCTCATTTGAGTGTCATCACAGTCCTGTAAGGTAGATTCCAGTTATCTCCCCTATTTTGCTAATacggaaactgaggctcagagaacaaTTGTACTCAAGGCATCATAGCTGGGAATGTGGGAGCTGGGGCCACAGCCTCGTCCATGCTCTACCATGCAGGACAAGATGCCAAGGGCTTTGTCTTCTAACCCCTCTGCCCTGGTGCTTGCAGCCTATAGCTCCGGGGATGGGAGCTGGCTCTTAGCACAGCCCTAGGTATGAGGGGGCTGGCGGCCCAGCCTGGCTGGAAAACCCAGTGTTGGGTGTTGTCATGGCAAGGTGAATAGTGCCTTGCCCGGCCCCTCTCCACTTCTCTATGGGAACCTGCCCCAGACTTCCTCTTCCTAAGtggagaaagggggtgggggtgatgagCCTGACAGCCTGAAGAGGGGCTAACACTCTGCAGGTCCCTGACAGGAAATATATGCTGGTTCCCATAGCAACCAGCCTGGCCTGgcatctgccccctcccccactggctcaaAAGAGCTTGGGTGGAATATCACCTTAGTGAGGGGAGATTAAACCCCAGAGAAAGGCATAGCCCCAACTCTGGGCATTCCATATTCTAGATGACCTACCCCAGAGGTAGTCATATAGGGATAGAGTGGCCACATGCTTTTGAGTGTCCGGGGCAGGCCTGGCTTATGCTCCTTATAACATGATTATTACTAGCGGCCCTTTTCACTCCCAAAATATTCCaatttgaataataaattatatggctGTCATAGATATGCGGAATCCCACAGCCCAGGTCCAGGGGCCCAAACATAGATggcaggagaggaagcagagtcGAAGGGATGTTCAGGCACCCATCCCTGGGCTCACTTTGGGGCCAGGGATGCCCTTTGTGGATGCTTTGGGGCCTCTGAACTCCCGGTGACCCCAGCCTTCCTGCCTGCTGTCTTCTATTCTTACTCCTCTTCGGCCCCCACCCGTGCCCAAGGCAGAAAGGAGCTGCTGTCTGGCTcctggtgggtggggagagagactgGTCCTGTGAGCGGGGCTGTTCTGGGTTGGCCACGAGGATCCTAGGAGTGATTTTCCTCCAGCTTCAAGGAGGGGCGGGAGCATCCTGGCAGAGTAGGTGCTGCCGGCTTGCCAGTggtctcttccccacccctcctcttccttctctctctctttcctgcctcgACAAGCCCAGGCTGCCCAGGTGATAGGCCTGACGTCTTCGCCCATGAGGCcccagggtaggggtggggggccggggcggggaggAATCCGCTGACGTGGGGTTTCCACAGGGCAAAAGGGCCTTTTGTAGCTGCACTGGAGTGAGGCAATCCCAGTGTGGCCCCCACAGTCTAGGAGGTAGAGGGGCCAAGTCCTGTGCTGGGGGAGGGCCAGATTCTCACGGATCTGAAGAGCatgtccctcctcttctcccccgcAGCCTGTCCCCCTGGGAGTTACAAGGCAAAGCAGGGAGAGGgaccctgcctcccctgcccccccaacaGCCGCACCACCTCGCCAGCTGCCAGCATCTGCACGTGCCACAATAACTTCTACCGTGCAGATTCGGACTCTGCAGACAGTGCCTGTACCAGTGAGTGAACTCCCGGCCTTGCTCTCTCCTGCCCAGGGCCTTCTGTCTAGGGGCCTAAACAGTTGCCATGCATATCCATTTtccagatagggaaactgaggcttggggaggtTAGACGTTGTGCTCAACATGGCACAGCTGGGAAGTGACTGGCCCTGAGCCAGAATCCAGGTCAGCTGGCTCAGCCTTTCCACCAACATTGAACAAATGCCTACTAGCTCCTAGCCAGGCATCAGGAGTCCCTGGGACTTCTAGTCCCTTGCTCCTTGCACTGTGTAGAACTGCCGTTCTCTTGGCCCAGTGCTAACCGTTGGCCTCATATCCCTGGGGCAGCCTAGTGTCCTGCCTTCTCCCTGCTGCGGCCTTTGGTGCCAGCCATTGTGCCAGGCGGCCAGGAATGTGGCGGAAAATAAGATACAGTCACAGTCCTATAGGAGCTTGCCACCTGGTGGGAGAAGCACATGTGAAAACAGATAATGACCATATAATGTGTTAAGTGCTGGGCTGGAAGGATGCCCAGGAATTGTGTTACGGGAGTGCAgaggacaggaggaggaagaatcaaggaaggcttccaagAGGAGGTGACACCTCAAGTTGGGCCTTAAAGGCTAACTACAGTCTTCCCAGCGAAGAAGTGTAGGAGAGATATTCTGCTTATTAGAGCAGAGACCAAGGCAAGGAGGTGGGAAGCAGCTTGTAGTATGCAGGAACTCTGGGTGGAAGGGTGGTGCTGTGGCCCAAGCTCactgccctctccctccaccttccctccagcGGTGCCATCCCCTCCTCGGGGTGTGATCTCCAACGTGAATGAGACCTCGCTGATCCTTGAGTGGAGCGAACCCCGGGACCTGGGTGGCCGGGACGACCTCCTATACAACGTCATCTGCAAGAAGTGCCGTGGGGGCCCTGGGGCCACGGGTGCCTCAACCTGCTCTCGCTGTGATGACAATGTGGAGTTTGTGCCTCGGCAGCTGGGCCTGACAGAGCGCCGGGTCCACATCAGCCATCTGCTGGCCCATACGCGCTACACCTTTGAAGTGCAGGCAGTCAATGGCGTCTCGGGCAAGAGCCCTCTGCCCCCCCGCTATGCGGCTGTGAATATCACCACCAACCAGGCTGGTGAGGAGGGGACACGGGAGGGTAGGGCCTGGGTCATTTTCTCCCACACAGAGCTTAGGTTGCCCAGGGCTTGTCAGTGGACCACCAGGGGTCCCATGGGAACTGGGTCCTTGGGAAGGATGCCAGGGCCCAAGGAGCCCATTGTGAGCCCCCGCCCTGTCTCTTCCCATAGCCCCATCTGAAGTGCCTACTCTACATCTGCACAGCAGCTCAGGCAGCAGCCTGACCTTGTCCTGGGCACCCCCAGAGCGGCCCAACGGAGTCATCCTGGACTATGAGATGAAGTACTTTGAGAAGGTCAGAGCCCTGAGGGGCAGGAGGATGCCTTGGGGTGAGAAGATTACCCCCAGATAGGGTCAGGGGCCCTTGGGAGCCAGGTCTCAGGTACTGAGGCAGCCACAGGTAGGCCCAGGGCTGGCGGGGGCTGATGAGCCTCAGGACCCACTGAGGTGCCTCACTCCTCCTGGTATTGCAGAGTGAGGGCATTGCCTCTACGGTGACCAGCCAGAAGAACTCCGTGCAGCTGGACGGGCTGCGGCCTGATGCCCGCTATGTGGTCCAGGTCCGTGCCCGCACTGTAGCTGGCTACGGGCAGTACAGCCGTCCTGCTGAGTTTGAGACCACAAGTGAGAGAGGTACGTAGCCCACTGTGCCTGCTCCCGCTCACCTAATACTTTCCATCCCCCGACTTACCAGTCCCCTCCTGGTCTCCAGGCTCTGGTGCCCAGCAGCTCCAGGAGCAACTTCCCCTCATTGTGGGTTCTGCCACAGCTGGACTTGTCTTCGTGGTGGCTGTCGTGGTCATCGCTGTCGTCTGCCTCAGGTACTCTCAGGCCCGAGTTGCTCCCATGGGCTGGCAAGAGCTTCCCTTTGGCACCGTAGAGCCCACATGCCACAGAGGCCCTTGGTGGGCCCAGGCTCTCCTTGCTGGCAAGGCCCTCTCTAGTTCATGCCCATGTCCTCATACTGTCCCCTGCCTTTTCCCTGGCAGATCCCCTGGGGGACCAAGCCCACCAAGCCCCTTACCCGGAGACCCGGTGGCTGTTGTTACCACTGACTGTGGGACCAGACACCGGGCCGTCCCCTGTGCACCCTGCCCCTCTTGTGAGCCCGAGGGTTCCCTGAACAGAGGGAGTTCTTGGACTTGTCTCAGGCCTCGCCTCCATCCTGCCCCCTCCAGGAAGCAGCGGCACAGCTCTGATTCGGAGTACACAGAGAAGCTACAGCAATACAGTGAGTTTGTCTCTTCACCCTGTTTCCTCCCCCGGCCCCCAACATTCCCTTGGTCCCTGCGGGGCTGGGAGATACCCTTTTCCTTGCCTGGGGTTTCGTCCATTGTACTTCTATCCTGGACAGCCCCTCCTGCTTCCACTCAAGGGCTGTTTCCTGAGCCCCTGCCTCACTCCTGCTAGCCCCAGAGATGAATGAGAAGTGACCCCTTTCCTCAAAGGCAGTTAATCCTATGAGAAAGACAAGAATCgtacacacaggaaaaaaaggaaagaacaattaAGTGTTAAGCTGGGTGTTCCTGTTACCAAGGACAGTAAGAGCTCAGAAAagaggaagccttcctggaggaggtggccttgGGCTGAGCTACGCCAGGCGGGTTGAGCAGGGTTTAGACAGGTGGGAGAGAGCATTCCTGGCTAGAGGAGCCTCTGGAAGgcagtgggtggggtggggagagtgccCGACTGTGGGGGCAGTGAGAAGACTGGTTTGACAGCTGCCAGGGAGCAAGGCTGGGTAGTTGTGGCCAGTCGTCAGAGGGTCGtgaaaggcaggcagaggagttTGGACTTGACTCCACCATAGGTAATCCGAAAGGCTCTCAAGCTTCAGAGTAATACAATACGAGTATTGTTTTAGGAAGACAGGTATGCTGGATAGATTGGTGGGAAAAGTCCAGAGGCAGAGAGCCCAGCTGGGAGACTATTGCAAGAGTCTGAGTGTTGAAGGTCTGGATAAGGTCAGGGGCAGTGGGAATGAGGGGAAGAATGAATCTGAGAGAGGTTTTGACAtgatgagagatgagagagaaagaaaaataagttcctCGGTGTCTAACTTTTATGGTCACTGATTCCCACggaggggatggtggggaggggcccAAATGGGACTCCAGCAGAGAGGAATATGGAGCAGACTTAGTAGGGAGAGTGCAAAATGTGCTCTCATCAGGTGAGAACATGGGGCAGTACCCTGGGCCTGAGGGTGCAGCCTGAAGAGTTCCCTCACTGTCCCCAGCCCTAGCCCAAAGTCCCTCATGCccacttttctttcctctagttGCTCCTGGAATGAAGGTTTATATTGACCCTTTTACCTACGAGGACCCTAATGAGGCGGTGCGGGAATTTGCCAAGGAAATCGATGTGTCCTGTGTCAAGATCGAGGAAGTGATTGGAGCTGGTGAGTCCCCCTGGGGCAcagtggggaggagaggctggggttACCCTGGGGAGGGACCGGCATGCACTGGGGACAGGGCCAAACCCAGAAGCCACTTTCTACTTGTGCCCTTTGCCCTGCAGGGGAATTTGGGGAAGTCTGTCGGGGTCGCCTAAAACAGCCAGGCCGCAGGGAGGTGTTTGTGGCCATCAAGACGCTGAAGGTGGGCTACACGGAGAGGCAGCGGCGGGACTTCCTAAGTGAGGCCTCCATCATGGGTCAGTTTGACCACCCCAACATAATCCGGCTAGAGGGCGTGGTCACTAAAAGTCGGCCAGTCATGATTCTCACCGAGTTCATGGAGAATTGTGCCCTGGACTCCTTCCTCCGGGTAAGAGGCAGCTCTCtcaactccctcccctcccccagagagctGGTTGGGGCAGACCACACCCTCCCACAAGGTTAGACAGACCCTACCCTCTTCAAGTCTGCAAATATTCACCGAGGTGGCATGGTGCAGGGAAGCAGCCAGGGCCTCAGAGCCAGAAAGACCAAAGTTCTCATCCTGACTCCGTCTGCTACTGCCTGGGTGACCTCAGGctttacttaatctctctgcgTTTGAGCTACCTTGTTTGTAAAACGAGAGTGGTCGGAGCTATTTGGATCCTCACTGGGGTTTCCTGGGATGTTGTATACACACAGTTGGGCACGCCCTGGGCCAGTAGGGAAGTGGTGGGCCCACCTGAGCCTGTGTGTTGCCTCTAGCTCAACGACGGACAGTTCACAGTCATCCAGCTGGTGGGCATGTTGCGGGGCATTGCCGCTGGCATGAAATACCTGTCCGAGATGAACTACGTGCACCGAGACCTGGCTGCCCGCAACATTCTTGTCAACAGCAACTTGGTCTGCAAAGTCTCAGACTTCGGCCTCTCCCGCTTCCTGGAGGATGATCCTTCTGATCCTACCTACACCAGCTCCCTGGTACAGGAAGCAGCTGGGAGGGAGACCAGGGGCGGGGCCAACCAGGCAGGGGCTCGGGGCTGGGGACCAGCCCCGAGTCATAGGGTGAAGGGCGTGTGCCCCCCCCACCAGGGCGGGAAGATCCCCATCCGCTGGACTGCCCCAGAGGCCATAGCCTATCGGAAGTTCACCTCTGCTAGTGATGTCTGGAGCTATGGAATCGTCATGTGGGAGGTCATGAGCTATGGAGAGCGACCCTACTGGGACATGAGCAACCAGGATGTGAGTGGGGCCAGCCAGAGTGGTCAGGTGGGTGGGAGCCCTTGTGGGGCAAAACGGCGGCTCACTCCAGGTTTCCCTATTCTCTGTTCAGGTCATCAATGCTGTAGAGCAGGATTACCGGCTGCCCCCACCCATGGACTGCCCCACGGCACTGCACCAGCTCATGCTGGACTGCTGGGTACGGGACCGGAACCTCAGGCCCAAATTCTCCCAGATCGTCAACACCCTGGACAAACTCATCCGAAATGCTGCCAGCCTCAAGGTCATCGCCAGTGCCCAGTCTGGGTCAGTATTTCTGCCTCTTTTCCCACTCTGCTTTTGAGGCAGCAGTCCTACCCCTGCTTCCCTTGCCGTCAGGATTCACCAAGTCTGTCTCTTCTCCCCACAGCATGTCACAGCCCCTCCTAGACCGCACGGTCCCGGATTACACGACCTTCACGACAGTTGGTGACTGGCTAGATGCCATCAAGATGGGGCGGTACAAGGAGAGCTTTGTCAGCGCGGGGTTTGCATCCTTTGACCTGGTAGCTCAGATGACCGCAGAGTGAGTGTGCCTCGGATTTGGTGGGGTAGGGCAGGGGGACCTGTGCAGGGCCCAGAGtggtgggcaggaggggagggactGACCCTGCCCTTGGTCCATCTGCAGAGACCTGCTGCGGATTGGGGTCACCTTGGCTGGCCACCAGAAGAAGATC
Coding sequences within:
- the EPHB3 gene encoding ephrin type-B receptor 3 produces the protein MARARPPPPPPPPPPGLLPLLPPLLLLPLLLPAGCRALEETLMDTKWVTSELAWTSHPESGWEEVSGYDEAMNPIRTYQVCNVREASQNNWLRTGFIWRRDVQRVYVELKFTVRDCNSIPNIPGSCKETFNLFYYEADSDVASASSPFWMENPYVKVDTIAPDESFSRLDAGRVNTKVRSFGPLSKAGFYLAFQDQGACMSLISVRAFYKKCASTTAGFALFPETLTGAEPTSLVIAPGTCIANAVEVSVPLKLYCNGDGEWMVPVGACTCATGHEPAAKESQCRPCPPGSYKAKQGEGPCLPCPPNSRTTSPAASICTCHNNFYRADSDSADSACTTVPSPPRGVISNVNETSLILEWSEPRDLGGRDDLLYNVICKKCRGGPGATGASTCSRCDDNVEFVPRQLGLTERRVHISHLLAHTRYTFEVQAVNGVSGKSPLPPRYAAVNITTNQAAPSEVPTLHLHSSSGSSLTLSWAPPERPNGVILDYEMKYFEKSEGIASTVTSQKNSVQLDGLRPDARYVVQVRARTVAGYGQYSRPAEFETTSERGSGAQQLQEQLPLIVGSATAGLVFVVAVVVIAVVCLRKQRHSSDSEYTEKLQQYIAPGMKVYIDPFTYEDPNEAVREFAKEIDVSCVKIEEVIGAGEFGEVCRGRLKQPGRREVFVAIKTLKVGYTERQRRDFLSEASIMGQFDHPNIIRLEGVVTKSRPVMILTEFMENCALDSFLRLNDGQFTVIQLVGMLRGIAAGMKYLSEMNYVHRDLAARNILVNSNLVCKVSDFGLSRFLEDDPSDPTYTSSLGGKIPIRWTAPEAIAYRKFTSASDVWSYGIVMWEVMSYGERPYWDMSNQDVINAVEQDYRLPPPMDCPTALHQLMLDCWVRDRNLRPKFSQIVNTLDKLIRNAASLKVIASAQSGMSQPLLDRTVPDYTTFTTVGDWLDAIKMGRYKESFVSAGFASFDLVAQMTAEDLLRIGVTLAGHQKKILSSIQDMRLQMNQTLPVQV